Proteins encoded together in one Stutzerimonas stutzeri window:
- the eat gene encoding ethanolamine permease, whose amino-acid sequence MALEHSSSTPPHHAIDFETVGSSYFQERELKKGAAGWVLLVGLGVAYVISGDYAGWNFGLAQGGWGGLFIATLLMATMYLCMCFSLAELSSMVPTAGGGYGFARTAFGPLGGFLTGTAILIEYAIAPAAIAVFIGAYCESLFGIGGWMIYLAFYIVFIGIHIFGVGEALKLMFIITAVAALALAVFIVAMVPHFSVDKLLDIAPTTAAGASNFLPYGYVGIWAAIPYAIWFFLAVEGVPLAAEETKNPQRDMPRGLIGAMLILVAFAGLILLVGPGGAGSSTLVASGNPLVEALTTAYGSSTWMSGFVNLVGLAGLIASFFSIIFAYSRQIFALSRAGYLPRNLSLTNKNKAPVLALVIPGVIGFLLSLTGQGDLLILVAVFGATISYVLMMASHIVLRLRRPDLHRPYRTPGGIVTSGVALVLACIAVIAGFLVDPRVVIGAAIIYGIFIAYFAIYSRHHLVAGTPEEEFAAIEQAEATLK is encoded by the coding sequence ATGGCTCTCGAACACAGCAGTTCAACGCCACCGCACCACGCAATCGATTTCGAAACCGTTGGCAGTAGCTATTTCCAGGAACGCGAACTGAAGAAAGGCGCCGCCGGCTGGGTGCTGCTGGTCGGCCTTGGCGTCGCCTACGTGATTTCCGGCGACTATGCCGGCTGGAACTTCGGCCTCGCCCAGGGCGGCTGGGGCGGGCTGTTCATCGCCACGCTGCTGATGGCGACCATGTACCTGTGCATGTGCTTCTCGCTGGCCGAGCTGTCGTCGATGGTCCCGACCGCGGGCGGCGGCTATGGTTTTGCCCGCACCGCCTTCGGCCCATTGGGCGGCTTTCTCACCGGCACGGCGATCCTCATCGAATACGCCATCGCGCCGGCGGCGATCGCCGTGTTCATCGGCGCCTATTGCGAGTCACTGTTCGGCATCGGCGGCTGGATGATCTATCTGGCCTTCTACATCGTCTTCATCGGCATCCATATCTTCGGCGTCGGCGAGGCGCTGAAGCTGATGTTCATCATCACCGCGGTCGCCGCCCTTGCCCTGGCGGTGTTCATCGTCGCCATGGTGCCGCACTTCTCGGTGGACAAGCTGCTCGATATCGCGCCGACCACCGCTGCCGGTGCCAGCAACTTCCTGCCCTACGGCTACGTCGGCATCTGGGCGGCGATTCCCTACGCGATCTGGTTCTTCCTCGCCGTCGAAGGCGTGCCGCTGGCCGCCGAGGAAACCAAGAACCCGCAGCGCGACATGCCCCGCGGGCTGATCGGCGCCATGCTGATACTGGTCGCCTTTGCCGGCCTGATCTTGCTGGTCGGCCCGGGCGGCGCCGGTTCCAGCACCCTGGTGGCATCCGGCAACCCGCTGGTGGAAGCGCTGACCACGGCCTACGGCTCGTCCACCTGGATGAGCGGCTTCGTCAACCTGGTCGGCCTGGCCGGGCTGATCGCCAGCTTCTTCTCGATCATCTTCGCCTACTCGCGGCAGATCTTTGCCCTGTCGCGGGCCGGCTACCTGCCGCGCAACCTCTCGCTGACCAACAAGAACAAGGCGCCGGTGCTGGCCCTGGTGATCCCCGGTGTGATCGGCTTCCTGCTCTCGCTGACCGGCCAGGGCGACCTGCTGATCCTCGTCGCGGTGTTCGGCGCGACCATCTCCTACGTGTTGATGATGGCTTCGCACATCGTGCTGCGCCTGCGCCGGCCGGATCTGCATCGCCCGTACAGGACACCTGGCGGCATCGTCACCTCGGGCGTGGCGCTGGTACTGGCCTGCATCGCGGTCATCGCGGGCTTCCTGGTCGACCCGCGGGTGGTGATCGGCGCCGCGATCATCTACGGGATCTTCATCGCCTATTTCGCGATCTACAGTCGACACCATCTGGTGGCCGGCACGCCGGAAGAGGAATTCGCGGCGATCGAGCAGGCCGAGGCGACACTCAAGTAG
- a CDS encoding aldehyde dehydrogenase family protein has translation MRYAHPGSEGAVVSFKSRYGNYINGQFVEPAGGQYFTNLSPVNGQPIAEFPRSDAADIEKALDAAHAAADAWGKTSVQARSLILLQIADRIEQNLEMLAITETWDNGKAVRETLNADIPLAADHFRYFAGCIRAQEGTSAEIDEHTAAYHFHEPLGVVGQIIPWNFPILMAAWKLAPALAAGNCVVLKPAEQTPLGINVLLECIGDLLPPGVLNVVHGYGREAGEALASSKRIAKIAFTGSTPVGSHIMKRAAEHIIPSTVELGGKSPNIYFEDIMQAEPAFIEKAAEGLVLGFFNQGEVCTCPSRALVQESIYAPFMEAVMKKVGQIKRGDPLDTDTMVGAQASQQQFDKIMSYLKIAQEEGAEVLTGGAAEKLEGSLATGYYIQPTLLKGTNKMRVFQEEIFGPVIGVTTFKDEAEALAIANDTEYGLGAGVWTRDINRAYRMGRAIKAGRVWTNCYHLYPAHAAFGGYKKSGVGRETHKMILDSYQQTKNLLVSYDINPLGFF, from the coding sequence ATGCGTTACGCCCATCCCGGCAGCGAAGGCGCTGTCGTTTCCTTCAAATCCCGCTACGGCAATTACATCAACGGCCAGTTCGTCGAGCCGGCCGGCGGTCAGTACTTCACCAACCTTTCCCCGGTCAACGGTCAGCCCATCGCCGAGTTTCCGCGCTCCGACGCCGCCGACATCGAAAAGGCCCTGGACGCCGCCCATGCCGCCGCCGATGCCTGGGGCAAGACCAGCGTGCAGGCGCGTTCGCTGATCCTGTTGCAGATCGCCGACCGCATCGAGCAGAACCTGGAAATGCTCGCCATCACCGAGACCTGGGACAACGGCAAGGCGGTGCGCGAGACGCTCAACGCCGATATCCCGTTGGCCGCCGACCACTTCCGCTACTTCGCCGGCTGTATCCGTGCCCAGGAAGGCACCAGCGCCGAGATCGACGAACACACCGCGGCCTACCATTTCCACGAGCCGCTGGGCGTGGTGGGGCAGATCATCCCGTGGAACTTCCCGATCCTGATGGCCGCCTGGAAGCTCGCCCCGGCGCTGGCCGCCGGCAACTGCGTGGTGCTCAAACCGGCCGAGCAGACCCCGCTGGGCATCAACGTGCTGCTCGAATGCATCGGCGACCTGCTGCCGCCGGGGGTGCTCAACGTGGTGCACGGCTACGGCCGGGAAGCCGGCGAAGCACTGGCCTCGAGCAAGCGCATCGCCAAGATCGCCTTCACCGGCTCCACCCCGGTGGGCTCGCACATCATGAAGCGCGCCGCCGAGCACATCATTCCGAGCACCGTGGAGCTGGGCGGCAAGAGCCCGAACATCTACTTCGAGGACATCATGCAGGCCGAACCGGCCTTCATCGAGAAGGCCGCCGAGGGGCTGGTGCTGGGCTTCTTCAACCAGGGCGAGGTGTGCACCTGCCCGTCCCGCGCACTGGTGCAGGAGTCGATCTACGCGCCCTTCATGGAAGCGGTGATGAAGAAGGTCGGGCAGATCAAGCGCGGCGACCCGCTGGACACCGACACCATGGTTGGCGCCCAGGCCAGCCAGCAGCAGTTCGACAAGATCATGTCCTACCTGAAGATCGCCCAGGAAGAAGGCGCCGAAGTGCTCACCGGCGGGGCGGCCGAGAAACTCGAAGGCTCGCTCGCCACCGGCTATTACATCCAGCCGACCCTGCTCAAGGGCACCAACAAGATGCGCGTGTTCCAGGAGGAGATCTTCGGCCCGGTGATCGGCGTCACCACCTTCAAGGACGAGGCCGAGGCGCTGGCCATCGCCAACGACACCGAGTACGGCCTCGGCGCCGGCGTCTGGACCCGCGACATCAACCGCGCCTACCGCATGGGCCGGGCGATCAAGGCCGGTCGTGTCTGGACCAACTGCTACCACCTCTACCCGGCGCACGCGGCGTTCGGTGGTTACAAGAAGTCGGGCGTCGGTCGCGAGACGCACAAGATGATCCTCGACAGCTATCAGCAGACCAAGAACCTGCTGGTGAGCTACGACATCAATCCGCTGGGCTTCTTCTGA
- a CDS encoding YceK/YidQ family lipoprotein has product MIGRALLVLTTLSVLGGCATVRTLDAAKPGAPIIYSGTRLDWYSLNGGCCPLDRFGAVAPKHAALDLPASALLDTLLLPFAVAAELGVGLGVRGGL; this is encoded by the coding sequence ATGATCGGTCGGGCGCTGCTGGTACTGACGACGCTGAGCGTGCTGGGTGGCTGCGCCACGGTGCGCACGCTGGACGCGGCCAAGCCCGGCGCGCCGATCATCTATTCCGGCACGCGTCTGGACTGGTACAGCCTCAACGGTGGCTGCTGCCCGCTGGATCGCTTCGGTGCCGTGGCACCCAAGCATGCCGCGCTCGATCTGCCGGCCAGCGCCTTGCTGGACACGCTGTTGCTGCCCTTCGCCGTCGCGGCGGAGCTGGGCGTCGGGCTCGGTGTACGCGGCGGGCTCTGA
- the mpl gene encoding UDP-N-acetylmuramate:L-alanyl-gamma-D-glutamyl-meso-diaminopimelate ligase gives MHIHILGICGTFMGSLAVLAKELGHRVTGSDANVYPPMSTQLEAQGIELMQGYEPAHLEPAPDLVVVGNAMSRGNPAVEYVLNKGLPYVSGPQWLADHVLQGRWVLAAAGTHGKTTTSSMLAWVLEHAGMSPGFLIGGVPQNFGISARLGGTPFFVVEADEYDSAFFDKRSKFVHYRPRTAILNNLEFDHADIFPDLAAIERQFHHLVRTVPGEGLIIHPESETALKRVIGMGCWTPVQTTGDGGQWQAKLLSADGSRFEVIFDGEVQGVVEWELTGRHNVNNALATLAAARHVGVLPKQGAEALSEFRSVKRRMEKVAEVNGVTIYDDFAHHPTAIATTLDGLRKRVGDTPIIAVVEPRSNSMKLGAHREGLAESVALADQAIWYAPANLGWDLAATVAGSPVPTTVCDSLEAIIAKVKADAVPGTQVVVMSNGGFGGLHGQLAAALA, from the coding sequence ATGCATATCCATATTCTCGGCATCTGCGGCACCTTCATGGGTTCGCTCGCGGTGCTGGCCAAGGAACTCGGCCATCGCGTCACCGGCTCCGATGCCAACGTCTATCCGCCGATGAGCACCCAGCTCGAGGCTCAGGGTATCGAGCTGATGCAGGGCTACGAGCCGGCGCATCTGGAACCGGCACCCGATCTGGTGGTGGTGGGCAACGCCATGTCGCGTGGCAACCCGGCAGTGGAATACGTGCTGAACAAGGGGCTGCCCTATGTCTCCGGCCCGCAATGGCTAGCCGATCACGTGCTGCAGGGTCGCTGGGTACTGGCGGCGGCCGGCACCCATGGCAAGACCACCACCAGCAGCATGCTGGCCTGGGTGCTGGAACATGCCGGCATGAGCCCGGGCTTTCTCATCGGTGGTGTGCCGCAGAACTTCGGCATCTCCGCACGGCTCGGCGGTACGCCGTTCTTCGTGGTGGAGGCCGACGAGTACGACAGCGCCTTCTTCGACAAGCGCAGCAAATTCGTCCACTACCGCCCGCGCACCGCGATCCTGAACAATCTGGAGTTCGATCACGCAGATATCTTCCCGGATCTCGCCGCCATCGAGCGGCAGTTCCATCATTTGGTGCGCACCGTGCCAGGCGAGGGGCTGATCATCCATCCCGAGTCGGAAACGGCGCTCAAACGCGTCATCGGCATGGGCTGCTGGACGCCGGTGCAGACCACTGGCGACGGCGGCCAGTGGCAGGCGAAGCTGCTCAGCGCCGACGGCTCGCGCTTCGAAGTGATCTTCGACGGCGAGGTGCAGGGCGTGGTGGAGTGGGAGCTGACCGGCCGGCACAACGTCAACAATGCGCTGGCGACGCTGGCGGCGGCACGGCATGTCGGCGTGCTGCCGAAGCAGGGCGCCGAGGCGCTGAGCGAATTCCGTAGCGTCAAGCGGCGCATGGAGAAGGTCGCCGAGGTCAATGGCGTGACCATCTATGACGATTTCGCCCATCACCCGACCGCCATCGCCACCACCCTCGACGGTCTGCGCAAGCGCGTCGGCGATACGCCGATCATCGCGGTGGTCGAGCCGCGTTCGAACTCGATGAAGCTCGGCGCGCACCGCGAGGGCCTGGCCGAGTCGGTGGCGCTGGCCGATCAGGCGATCTGGTACGCACCGGCCAACCTCGGCTGGGATCTCGCCGCGACCGTCGCCGGCTCGCCGGTGCCGACCACGGTCTGCGATTCGCTGGAGGCGATCATTGCCAAAGTGAAAGCCGATGCCGTGCCGGGCACTCAGGTGGTGGTGATGAGCAATGGCGGTTTCGGTGGGTTGCACGGCCAATTGGCCGCCGCACTGGCGTAG
- a CDS encoding zinc-dependent peptidase: MWSFRAWQRKRILARNPVDADLWQRVLDSLPILDGLGDDELARLRERAVLFLHDKRLTALPGVELQAEDRLRLALQAQLPLLHLADLGWYHGFHEIVIYPDDFLSPQKHRDAAGVEHEWDAEHSGEAWLQGPVILAWPGVQESGGWEAYNLVIHELAHKLDMLNGDANGLPPLHRQMRIDAWASAMQGAYDRLNAALDADPEAETPIDPYAAENPAEFFAVTSEYFFSAPDVLQQSFPDVYAQLAAFYRQDPLARLQRLQAEHPAYREPA, from the coding sequence ATGTGGTCCTTTCGCGCCTGGCAGCGCAAACGCATCCTCGCTCGCAACCCGGTCGATGCCGATCTGTGGCAGCGGGTGCTCGACAGCCTGCCGATTCTCGACGGTCTCGGCGACGACGAACTCGCCCGCCTGCGTGAGCGCGCCGTGCTGTTCCTGCACGACAAGCGCCTCACCGCGCTGCCCGGCGTCGAGCTGCAGGCCGAGGACCGTCTGCGCCTGGCGCTGCAGGCGCAACTGCCCCTGCTGCACCTGGCGGACCTCGGCTGGTATCACGGCTTCCACGAGATCGTGATCTACCCCGATGATTTCCTCAGCCCGCAGAAGCACCGCGATGCCGCCGGCGTCGAGCATGAATGGGACGCCGAACACAGCGGCGAAGCCTGGCTGCAGGGCCCGGTGATCCTGGCCTGGCCCGGGGTGCAGGAAAGCGGCGGCTGGGAGGCCTACAACCTGGTGATCCACGAACTGGCGCACAAGCTGGACATGCTCAACGGCGATGCCAACGGCCTGCCGCCGCTGCATCGGCAGATGCGCATCGATGCCTGGGCCAGCGCCATGCAGGGCGCCTACGACCGACTCAACGCCGCGCTGGACGCCGACCCGGAAGCCGAGACGCCGATCGACCCCTACGCCGCGGAAAACCCGGCGGAATTCTTCGCCGTCACCAGCGAGTACTTCTTCAGCGCCCCGGACGTGCTGCAGCAGAGCTTTCCCGACGTCTACGCGCAGCTGGCGGCGTTCTACCGGCAGGACCCGCTCGCTCGACTGCAACGCCTGCAGGCCGAACATCCCGCCTATCGGGAACCTGCGTAG
- a CDS encoding RidA family protein, with protein MREQNRPGGLSLINPPGLYDPAPNGYSHVALLPPGARLAFIAGQGGETADGQLSEDFRQQVRQALRNLCIAIEAAGGTPQQIAKLGVLIVDHSEARLQVFGDELARALGPGPKPACTLIPVPRLALDGMLFEIDAVLLLAAG; from the coding sequence ATGCGTGAACAGAACCGCCCAGGGGGACTTTCCCTGATCAACCCGCCGGGCTTGTACGACCCCGCCCCGAACGGCTATTCCCATGTGGCGCTGTTGCCGCCCGGCGCGCGACTGGCCTTTATCGCCGGGCAGGGCGGTGAAACCGCCGACGGACAGCTGTCCGAGGACTTCCGCCAGCAGGTGCGCCAGGCGCTGCGCAACCTGTGTATCGCCATCGAGGCCGCGGGCGGTACACCGCAGCAGATTGCCAAGCTCGGTGTACTGATCGTCGATCACAGCGAAGCGCGGCTGCAGGTGTTCGGCGACGAACTCGCGCGGGCGCTGGGGCCGGGTCCGAAGCCGGCCTGTACGCTGATTCCCGTGCCGCGTCTGGCACTGGACGGCATGCTGTTCGAGATCGACGCGGTGCTGTTGCTGGCGGCCGGCTGA
- the eutC gene encoding ethanolamine ammonia-lyase subunit EutC, whose product MPDRSPIIENPWQHLRQLTPARIALGRAGTSLPTVAQLDFQFAHAQARDAVHLPLDCAALAAELEKHDLSHLHLRSAATDRQIYLQRPDLGRRLDEASAATLDAQAGDGCDLALVIADGLSALAVQRHAAPMALKIAEQCQAEGWSLGPVALVEQGRVAVADEIGQRLKARMVVILLGERPGLSSPDSLGLYFTWAPQVGRHDAQRNCISNIRPEGLSYNLAAHRLLYLMREASRRQLSGVQLKDETDVPALDGQPRAGNFLLG is encoded by the coding sequence ATGCCCGACCGCTCGCCCATCATCGAAAATCCATGGCAGCACCTGCGCCAGCTGACCCCGGCGCGCATCGCCCTTGGCCGTGCCGGCACCAGTCTGCCGACGGTGGCGCAACTGGATTTCCAGTTCGCCCATGCCCAGGCGCGTGACGCGGTGCATCTGCCGCTGGACTGCGCCGCGCTGGCTGCCGAACTGGAAAAGCATGACCTCAGCCATCTGCACCTGCGCAGCGCCGCCACCGACCGACAGATCTACCTGCAGCGTCCTGACCTCGGTCGGCGTCTCGACGAAGCCAGCGCCGCCACGCTCGACGCCCAGGCCGGCGACGGCTGCGACCTGGCGCTGGTGATCGCCGATGGCCTCTCGGCCCTGGCCGTACAGCGTCATGCGGCACCCATGGCACTGAAGATCGCCGAACAATGCCAGGCCGAAGGCTGGTCCCTCGGTCCCGTCGCGCTGGTGGAACAGGGCCGCGTGGCGGTGGCCGACGAAATCGGCCAGCGGCTGAAGGCACGGATGGTGGTGATCCTGCTCGGCGAACGCCCAGGCCTCAGTTCACCGGACAGCCTGGGCCTGTACTTCACCTGGGCACCGCAGGTCGGCCGGCACGATGCGCAGCGCAACTGCATCTCCAACATCCGCCCCGAGGGGCTGAGCTACAACCTGGCCGCGCACCGCCTGCTCTACCTGATGCGCGAAGCCAGCCGCCGACAGCTCTCCGGCGTCCAGCTCAAGGACGAAACCGACGTGCCGGCGCTGGACGGTCAGCCGCGCGCCGGAAACTTCCTGCTCGGCTAG
- a CDS encoding ethanolamine ammonia-lyase subunit EutB, which translates to MTYSHSVGGTTWRFDDLREVMAKASPARSGDLLAGVAAGSDAERVAAQMCLANVPLRRFLEEALIPYERDEVTRLIIDSHDAAAFAPISHLTVGDFRNWLLGEEADESSLKALAPGLTPEMVAAVSKIMRVQDLILVAQKVRVVTRFRNSIGLAGRMSTRLQPNHPTDDGAGIAASILDGLLYGNGDAVIGINPATDSTAGICELLKMLDAVISRYEIPTQGCILTHVTTSIEAINRGAPLDLVFQSIAGTEAANASFGINLATLQEGYEAGLSQKRGTLGDNLMYFETGQGSALSANAHHGVDQQTCEARAYAVARRYKPLLVNTVVGFIGPEYLYNGKQIIRAGLEDHFCGKLLGVPMGCDICYTNHAEADQDDMDMLLTLLGTAGINFIMGIPGSDDVMLNYQTTSFHDALYVRQVLGLRPAPEFEEWLAKMQILRQDGNRLQLGRDLPEAFRRALEQQA; encoded by the coding sequence ATGACGTACTCGCACAGCGTGGGCGGCACCACCTGGCGCTTCGACGATCTGCGCGAGGTGATGGCCAAGGCCAGCCCTGCGCGCTCCGGCGACCTGCTCGCCGGGGTCGCGGCGGGCAGCGACGCCGAGCGAGTGGCGGCGCAGATGTGCCTGGCCAATGTGCCGCTCAGGCGTTTTCTCGAAGAAGCACTGATCCCCTACGAACGCGATGAGGTCACCCGGCTGATCATCGACAGCCATGACGCCGCCGCCTTCGCGCCGATCAGCCACCTGACCGTTGGCGATTTCCGCAACTGGCTGCTCGGCGAGGAGGCGGACGAGTCGTCGCTGAAAGCCCTCGCACCGGGGCTGACGCCGGAAATGGTCGCCGCGGTGTCGAAGATCATGCGCGTGCAGGACCTGATCCTGGTCGCGCAGAAGGTCCGCGTCGTCACCCGCTTTCGCAACAGCATCGGCCTGGCCGGACGCATGTCCACCCGACTGCAGCCGAACCATCCCACCGACGACGGCGCCGGCATCGCCGCGAGCATTCTCGACGGCCTGCTCTACGGCAACGGCGACGCGGTGATCGGCATCAACCCGGCCACCGACAGCACCGCCGGCATCTGCGAGCTGCTGAAGATGCTCGACGCCGTGATCAGTCGCTACGAGATCCCGACCCAGGGTTGCATCCTCACCCACGTCACCACCTCCATCGAGGCGATCAACCGCGGCGCGCCGCTGGACCTGGTGTTCCAGTCCATCGCCGGCACCGAGGCGGCCAACGCCAGCTTCGGCATCAACCTGGCAACGCTGCAGGAAGGCTACGAGGCCGGCCTGTCGCAGAAGCGCGGCACCCTCGGCGACAACCTCATGTATTTCGAGACCGGCCAGGGCAGCGCGCTCTCGGCCAACGCCCATCACGGCGTCGATCAGCAGACCTGCGAGGCCCGCGCCTACGCCGTCGCGCGCCGCTACAAGCCGCTGCTGGTGAACACCGTGGTCGGCTTCATCGGCCCGGAATACCTCTACAACGGCAAGCAGATCATCCGCGCCGGGCTGGAGGACCACTTCTGCGGCAAGCTGCTCGGCGTGCCCATGGGTTGCGACATCTGCTACACCAACCACGCCGAAGCCGACCAGGACGACATGGACATGCTGTTGACCCTGCTCGGCACGGCGGGCATCAACTTCATCATGGGCATCCCGGGCTCGGACGACGTGATGCTCAACTACCAGACCACTTCCTTCCACGACGCCCTCTACGTGCGTCAGGTGCTCGGCCTGCGGCCCGCGCCGGAGTTCGAGGAATGGCTGGCGAAGATGCAGATCCTCCGACAGGACGGCAATCGCCTGCAGCTCGGCCGTGACCTGCCCGAAGCCTTCCGCCGGGCGCTGGAGCAGCAGGCATGA
- a CDS encoding alkaline phosphatase D family protein, whose product MTAPDQKRRQLLQGIGAGLALPALGVAPAIIAAPRARPQMLDGVQSGDVTDDRALIWSRCDRPGRLIVEWDTRSRFGNPRRMVSSVTDAGQDFTARVDLRGLPADQSIFYRARFEDARSGVLSEPWFGHLRSAAKRPRDIRFVWGGDTCGQGYGINPDFGGMRIYESMRRRRPDFFLHSGDVIYADGPIPAEVTAEDGSIWRNLVTEEKSKVAETLHEFRGNYRYNLLDENLRAFNAEVPQIWQWDDHEVTNNWSPSKELDDRYRQVRDIDTLVRRARQAYLEYAPMRVARGDKLGRIYRKVSYGPLLDVFVLDMRSYRGPNTDNLQSEQGAQTAFLGREQLRWLKRELRASRATWKVIAADMPIGLHVPDGVDAQGMRRWEAIANGDDGQALGRELEIAELLAFIQRARVRNTVWLTADVHYCAAHHYHPNRAAFQQFEPFWEFVAGPLNAGSFGPNPLDGTFGPEVVFQKAPPTANSSPRAGFQFFGEVEIDAQSGALSVSLRDIDGAVVYSQTLEPWQPA is encoded by the coding sequence ATGACCGCACCGGATCAAAAGCGCCGCCAGCTGCTGCAGGGTATCGGCGCCGGCCTCGCCCTGCCGGCCCTGGGCGTCGCGCCTGCCATCATCGCCGCGCCGCGGGCGCGCCCGCAGATGCTTGACGGCGTGCAGTCCGGCGACGTGACGGACGATCGCGCGCTGATCTGGAGCCGCTGCGACCGCCCTGGCCGGTTGATCGTCGAGTGGGATACGCGCAGCCGCTTCGGCAACCCGCGGCGCATGGTGTCCTCCGTAACCGATGCCGGTCAGGACTTCACCGCCCGCGTCGACCTGCGTGGGCTGCCGGCGGATCAGTCGATCTTCTACCGGGCACGTTTCGAGGATGCCCGCAGCGGCGTGCTCAGCGAGCCCTGGTTCGGCCACCTGCGCAGCGCCGCGAAGCGCCCGCGCGATATCCGCTTCGTCTGGGGCGGCGACACCTGCGGCCAGGGCTACGGTATCAACCCGGACTTCGGCGGCATGCGCATCTACGAAAGCATGCGTCGGCGGCGGCCGGACTTTTTCCTGCACAGTGGCGACGTGATCTACGCCGACGGGCCGATTCCCGCCGAGGTGACCGCCGAGGACGGCAGCATCTGGCGCAACCTGGTCACCGAAGAGAAGAGCAAGGTTGCCGAGACGCTGCACGAGTTTCGCGGCAACTACCGCTACAACCTGCTGGACGAGAACCTGCGGGCCTTCAATGCCGAGGTACCGCAGATCTGGCAGTGGGACGATCACGAGGTGACCAACAACTGGTCGCCGAGCAAGGAGCTGGACGACCGCTACCGGCAGGTTCGCGACATCGATACCCTGGTCCGCCGTGCGCGTCAGGCCTACCTGGAATATGCGCCGATGCGCGTGGCCCGCGGCGACAAGCTCGGGCGCATCTATCGCAAGGTCAGCTACGGGCCGTTGCTGGACGTGTTCGTGCTGGACATGCGCAGCTACCGCGGGCCGAACACCGATAATCTGCAGAGCGAGCAGGGCGCGCAGACGGCTTTCCTCGGCCGTGAGCAGTTGCGCTGGCTCAAACGCGAGCTGCGCGCCTCGCGGGCGACCTGGAAAGTGATCGCCGCCGACATGCCCATCGGCCTGCATGTGCCGGACGGCGTGGACGCCCAGGGCATGCGTCGCTGGGAGGCGATCGCCAACGGTGACGATGGTCAGGCGCTCGGTCGCGAGCTGGAAATCGCCGAGCTTCTCGCCTTCATCCAGCGTGCGCGGGTGCGCAACACCGTCTGGCTGACCGCCGATGTGCACTATTGCGCCGCGCACCACTACCACCCCAACCGCGCCGCTTTCCAGCAGTTCGAGCCGTTCTGGGAGTTCGTCGCAGGCCCCTTGAACGCCGGCAGCTTCGGGCCTAATCCGCTGGACGGCACCTTCGGCCCGGAAGTGGTGTTCCAGAAGGCGCCGCCGACGGCGAACAGCTCGCCGCGGGCGGGCTTCCAGTTCTTCGGCGAGGTGGAGATCGATGCCCAGAGCGGTGCGCTGAGCGTGAGCCTGCGCGACATCGACGGCGCGGTGGTCTACAGCCAGACGCTGGAGCCCTGGCAGCCGGCCTGA
- the ubiX gene encoding flavin prenyltransferase UbiX yields the protein MSGPERITLAMTGASGAQYGLRLLDCLIQEDREVHFLISKAAQLVMATETDVVLPAKPQAMQAFLSEYTGAAAGQIRVFAKEDWMAPPASGSGAPTAMVVVPCSTGTLSAIATGACNNLIERAADVTLKERRQLILVPREAPYSSIHLENMLKLSNLGAVILPASPGFYHQPQSIDDLVDFVVARILNLLNIPQDMLPRWGEHHIVSDD from the coding sequence ATGAGCGGACCGGAACGCATCACCTTGGCCATGACCGGCGCCTCCGGCGCGCAGTACGGTCTGCGCCTGCTCGATTGCCTGATCCAGGAAGACCGCGAGGTGCACTTCCTGATTTCCAAGGCCGCGCAACTGGTGATGGCCACCGAGACCGACGTGGTGCTGCCGGCCAAGCCGCAGGCCATGCAGGCCTTCCTCTCCGAGTACACCGGTGCCGCCGCCGGGCAGATCCGTGTGTTCGCCAAGGAGGATTGGATGGCACCGCCGGCGTCCGGCTCCGGCGCACCGACGGCGATGGTGGTGGTGCCCTGTTCCACCGGCACGCTGTCGGCAATCGCCACCGGCGCCTGCAACAACCTGATCGAACGCGCCGCCGACGTCACCCTCAAGGAGCGCCGCCAGCTGATTCTGGTGCCACGCGAGGCGCCCTATTCGAGCATTCATCTGGAAAACATGCTCAAGCTGTCGAATCTGGGCGCGGTGATCCTGCCGGCCTCGCCCGGCTTCTATCACCAGCCGCAAAGCATCGACGACCTGGTGGATTTCGTCGTCGCGCGCATCCTCAACCTGCTCAACATTCCCCAGGACATGCTGCCGCGCTGGGGCGAGCACCATATCGTCAGCGACGACTGA